The DNA sequence CAACTTAATGATAAATCTCTATCAGAATATTAATCTCATATGAATTATTGTTTGTTGGCTGCTATCTGTCATTTCATTGTTAAGTAGCCTTATCACTTCAGTACAGGAATAGTGTTCGTATGTTTAAAATCTCACTGCTTCAGCATTATGAAAAACTGATGTACTAAAATACTAGATACTTTCATCACAAAGTATCATCACTCATGTACTTTCGTTTCAGTTTAAACAACTGTAAACAGTTGTGACAGCTTTTAGTAGTGTTTCAAAATCTCTTTAGTGCCATCTTCAGGACAAAAGGAGTTAACCAGAACCAAATGTTGGCAGGATTTATGGAATTAATATTTGAGCTGCATGATTCTAGCCATCACTGAGTAATgattaggaaataaaataagaagtTATCATATATTAAGGTGATTAGATAAAAACATCTAATGGAAATAATACCATAATAAATTACaagataaaaatatacaaagagGCTAGGTACAGCTTAGAGCCTGAGAATGTAACATGGGGTTCAAATGAAAGTGTGTCATCAAAAATTATACCTAGATTGAGAACAATTGAAGCAGCTAATCCAGGACTACAGAAGGAAAGCCACTCCAAACCAGCCTGTGTACATCAAGGGTATGGAAGAGGAGCTGGTCATCTCATACATGTTCCTGATCCAACACGTCTAACAGCCTGAACTGGTCTATAAACACTTCAGCCAACATTAAACAAGCACTACAGCACCTTAATTTTCGATGTCACCTCAGAAGACTGGACTCTGCTTAACTTCTGACGACTGATCGAGTGTCCTCACCCAATACatacaagaaagaaaagaaaaggcatGCCAAAACCCCATTCCACTGACTCCCTAGAAACCCACCTCTGCCACAGGAATgcacacaccatcatcagtgATCTGGAGCACCCTGGTCACCATATGTTCACCTGGAGGGACTCCAAGAACAGCCTCAGGACTGAAAGACCTGAAAGTGTCATCTCCCACAGAGACTGCTTCACCAACTGCTTCCTCTCTGCGTAAGACATACGGGCAGGAATATCATATCCCAAGCCATCCTCAACCTCGTTCTCAGTGTCTTTACAAATCGATATATCTTGTTTTCTATGTAGTTAATCACGTTATCCAGCACTTCTTTTTAACTGGTTGTTTGGCTACACAACAAAATGCAATCGTTGTTTATGGCTTAGATTACTGAACATAATCAGCTGTGATACTGCTAATCTAAATCTATCATCTATCATTAGATAACAATAGATATTGCTTTTTTATTGACTCTGCTGCATTAAATCACCAAATCCCCACTGTTTTTGTATATCCTATGTGtctatgttaatgttaaaaatgaaacatctttaagaattcttttcttaaataaatatttagcagATATACTGCTAAACTTAAGCAGGAAGCATTTATTACAGATGTAATACAAGTATAATTGTGTAGCTCTAATATATCCCCACTAGCCATTGTAATAGGAATAtctgtatacctgctcattaatgttcacattaaatgtCATAATGGAGAAAAAAGTGATCTTGGTGACTTTGACCCTGGCATAGTGCCAGAAGGGGtggtttgaatattttagaacctgctgatctcctgggattttcacacactacagtatcTAGACTttagacagaatgacagaatgacagaaaaacaacaaacatccagtgaggagcaattctgcaggtggaaacaccCTACAGATGAGAGAGGATCACAGGAGAATGTCCAGAACGGTTTGAGCTGAGAGAAGcctacagtaactcatataaccactctttacaactgtggtgaacagaaaagcgtctcagaatgcacaacacgtcaaacctcgaggtggactggctacaacagcaaaacaccatatcaggttccactcctgtcagccaagaacaagaatctgaggctatagtaGGTGCAGACTCAGGAAAACTGGTCAggtaaagattggaaaaagaccaggttaTCTTTAGCTGTTCAATTTTCcccaattctgatgtttcaATACTACCTatagcttttgacctgtatctgcatgactttatccATTATGCTgttgtcacatgattggctgattgaataattgcatgaatgagcaggtctACAGGTGtacctattaaagtgaccagtgagtatatatatagtatatggtCTGGCACCTGCCTGATGGTCAGGAATATCAGTTGGAGCCATTTTAGGCAGTTCAGATGAGTAAACTACAAAAATAAGGATTTTTActctttagaaataaaaatttccAAAATTTCTACATTCCACAGTCTATCATTATATGTTACTTCCAAGAGCTCTAGATAAGCAGCATGCCATGAATGAGTATAAAAATATCTCtgttaaacataaacatatcaaACAAATCAAAGACTTTATGAAACAGAAATGTGCTTTCTCAGTCCTCAATCCTGTCAGGCGGATTAGAGTCGGAGAAGATCTGATGGGGTGAGAGCTGGTAGATGGGAGCCTGTTGATCCTGCTCTGAGATTGACAAGGTAACATTGTGTACAAGAAGGGAACTAGACGGCTCAATGTTTATATCAGGCACAACCAAACCATCGTCCAGAGCTGGATTCCCCTCCCCTGACTGCTTCAGGTCATCCTCAGATGGTGGCCTTTCGACGTCCAGTGGAGGTTCGAAGGTAGAgcttgctgttgctgctgtagtgatggaggcgtggccCTCGGTGACCACAGTGACCTCAGCGCCGCCCTGCTGGATGAGGGCGTGCAGGCTGTCAAGGTCCGAGCATGCCGTGATGAACGCGTGGCTGCTTTCTGAAGATGAAGTGGAACTGATGAAGGTCTGAGTCTCTACTGGGGCCTGAGAAGAAACATTTGTCTGCAGTAGAGGGTTTTCTTCACTGCCACTGATGTGAGTTAGTAAGACAGTCTGGTGCTCGAGGCTGCCCTCTGGTGGGGTCATGTGTTGCACTGGGGTTAACAGACTAACCTGCTGTATTATAGGGTTGAGAATTACATTCTGCCCTTTTGAACTAAGCAGAACTGTTCCAGGTTTAGAAGATGGGACGTCCACTGCTGCCTGGATGAACGTTCCCTCTTGACCTAGAGGAGGCGCTACAAAGATCTTGAGCTGTGTGTTTCCATAGGAAGGAACTGACCCATTTGTGAGCGTCATCGAAACCTGCTCGGGccctttatctgtttgttttgcagTACTATTTTGTGTCTGTGACTGTGCAAGTCTGAGCTGTTTTTCTGTATTGTTATGTTGCCTCTTATGACTCCGTAACGAATCTTCTCTAACAAATGATGCGTCGCACAGGTTGCAGCGGAACGCCCGGGCTGCTTCGAGCCTCACCCGGTACCGTGAACCTACAGGATTGGGTGACTCATCTCCTGTTTTTCGTCGTTTGGCACCTTTGCTGCGCCCCTCTACAACTTTCTCACCATGGCACTTCTTCATGTGGACGAGCAGGTTGGCACGCTGCTTGCTGGCGAAGGGGCAGCGGTGGCAGGTGAACGGGCGCTCATCCGAGTGCACGCGCTCATGTCTCTTGAGCGCCCCCTTGCTGGTGCAGGAGTATGGGCAGCAGGTGCAGCGTAGTGGGCGGGCGGGTGCGTGCTGGCGGGAGTGTGCACGCAGTGCCGCCTTGGCTGTACACCGGAAGTCACACTCTGTGCAGGCGTAGGCACCGTGGCGCAGCCGGGCATGCGACTTCAGGTTGGCCTTCATGGCACAGCGGTAATCGCACAGCTCGCACGCATATGGCTTCTCGCCCGAGTGCACACGTGTGTGACGCTTCAAGTCTGAGTTGATTTTGAATTTGGCGCCGCACTCACCACACTGGAATGGGGCATCACCTGAAAGGTAGAATTACCAAAAACTTCATGCTTTAACTCTAACTAATGCAGTGGCTCTCATATCAGGACACACACTCGTCCAAGTCACCAGTTAAATGCAGTTTAATCTCCatgcattaaatatataaagaaacaaatgaaacatcATATAAAATGTAGACGCTTCAAAACACAAGGCCAAATATGGAccttattttatatgtatgaaACAAAGATTTTCTCACAGTACAGTACTTCCCAAAAGTTTCATGGCTACATATGTGTGAACTCTACCCAATCCACagcatgtttaatattttttttataaaggaaACCAACACGCAAACATACACCAGTGTATATGAAACATCAGGGGTGGAGACATGGGGACAATCAACATTCTCTCACCTGTATTttaacttaaaacatggcataAGGCAGTGGGACAGTGAACAAACTgcttatttgtgtgtatttagatTCAACATAATTATTGTACACATACTTTATAGCTACACAATCAAGTAAATGAATGTGAGGGATTTCAATGTGTCTATATTGACTTAAATAGAGACAAAGCATAAAACATATGCGAGAGAACCGAATGGACTGAATGGATTTTctacaagcacatatgggtgtgtcaTGGttaggtgttcacatacttttggccacatagtgtatctTCTTGTAAGATAATCCCATATAATTAGTACTTTAGTGTAGCTGCATGACTCAGGACCATAATGAGATGAGAAAGTAAATACACTTATGTGAATACATAAGTATTAATAAGCATTAACAAGGGCTCACAAGACCtaatttttaaacacatcaaTAATATGGTATACTGAGTAACGAACAATGCtgagatatttattatttagttcttattaaaactatattaaaatcatatttaatacAGTTAGTgcaataatttttaaaactaaacacAACAGTATGTACAGACAAATTTATCGAAACATTACTGTAGTCCATTGTGGCAGTGGGGGCGTGGTTTAGGGGGTTTTGTGAATGAAGGAGGGAGTCTTGGAGAAAGACTCATAACATAATATGAaacctataaatataaataaacaagcatAGTCCCATGTAGCTGGCTGTTTAAGAAAAATCAATTCACTGACTCATTAGCatttatagaaagaaaaaaaaaagataaatgatgAATAGGCCACTATTTGGCACAACCACCAAAAATATTGTGCAACATTCAGATTCAGTGTGTGAACATGATGAGTATAAGCATGCATGGTTAGCCTGAAGGGTGAAACCACAGAATGTTAGGAGCCCCAGACAGTGCACTTTAAATGATGTTTACATTATATGTCTTGTTTCTACTAGATATTATAAGGGAAAACTACTGGTGTCTTTGTAATTTCTGATTATTTAAGAATATCAGATCAGATCAGGTGTGTGCGCTGACCTGTGTGTGAGCGCAGGTGCACGGTGAGTTGGCTGGAGTTGCGGCTGGCGTATGGGCAGATCTGGCACTTGAAGGGCCTCTCGTCGTAGTGCACACGCAGGTGCTTTTTCAGGCTGCTGCTGTCTGCGGCGGCGTATGTGCAGTGCTTGCACTTGTGTGGCTTTTCCCCGGTGTGTGAGCGGCTGTGCAGGTTCAGCTTGTCCCGCCGGCTGAAGCGCTTGTGGCACAGTTCACATTCAAATGGTCTGTCGCCTGGACAAGAATCAATCTTTACTCCTCCTCAAACTCATAATTAACGTAAAGGATGATGAGATGATACAGGAATTAATTTCTTACCAGTATGAGTTAACATGTGCCTTTCCATGTCCTTTTGGCCATACTGTGTTTTGAATGTACAACCTAAGGGAAAGTTATGCATTAGGATTAACGAGATCTCACAGTATAACGTGTCTGCTAACAGCACCTGCACTGCGGAGGTTACACTCACCTGAGAAGCTGCAAATGCGTCGCTTTTGAGTGAGTGCAGGTTTCAGCTTTTTGGAGGCTGGTTTCTGGGTTTTTACCGTCTTCTTCACGGCCTTTGACACACAGGTCTGTAATGCTTCCTCCAAAGGAAACTCTTGcacagtttctgaaaaaaaatatagatgaaaaaatatttaaaaaaaataaaaaatatagtttAAAGATGTTTTGCCTCCACAGTATTAAtcagattatttatttgtagtggACGGAGCCAAAACATGGACCA is a window from the Pangasianodon hypophthalmus isolate fPanHyp1 chromosome 16, fPanHyp1.pri, whole genome shotgun sequence genome containing:
- the zfp64 gene encoding zinc finger protein 64 isoform X1, whose amino-acid sequence is MHVSGVELTMASFSRDEMNHLLMEVSPDIHICGFCKQQYNNFEVFLAHKQNGCQLPNTNISVPSTGAAETVQEFPLEEALQTCVSKAVKKTVKTQKPASKKLKPALTQKRRICSFSGCTFKTQYGQKDMERHMLTHTGDRPFECELCHKRFSRRDKLNLHSRSHTGEKPHKCKHCTYAAADSSSLKKHLRVHYDERPFKCQICPYASRNSSQLTVHLRSHTGDAPFQCGECGAKFKINSDLKRHTRVHSGEKPYACELCDYRCAMKANLKSHARLRHGAYACTECDFRCTAKAALRAHSRQHAPARPLRCTCCPYSCTSKGALKRHERVHSDERPFTCHRCPFASKQRANLLVHMKKCHGEKVVEGRSKGAKRRKTGDESPNPVGSRYRVRLEAARAFRCNLCDASFVREDSLRSHKRQHNNTEKQLRLAQSQTQNSTAKQTDKGPEQVSMTLTNGSVPSYGNTQLKIFVAPPLGQEGTFIQAAVDVPSSKPGTVLLSSKGQNVILNPIIQQVSLLTPVQHMTPPEGSLEHQTVLLTHISGSEENPLLQTNVSSQAPVETQTFISSTSSSESSHAFITACSDLDSLHALIQQGGAEVTVVTEGHASITTAATASSTFEPPLDVERPPSEDDLKQSGEGNPALDDGLVVPDINIEPSSSLLVHNVTLSISEQDQQAPIYQLSPHQIFSDSNPPDRIED
- the zfp64 gene encoding zinc finger protein 64 isoform X2, translated to MASFSRDEMNHLLMEVSPDIHICGFCKQQYNNFEVFLAHKQNGCQLPNTNISVPSTGAAETVQEFPLEEALQTCVSKAVKKTVKTQKPASKKLKPALTQKRRICSFSGCTFKTQYGQKDMERHMLTHTGDRPFECELCHKRFSRRDKLNLHSRSHTGEKPHKCKHCTYAAADSSSLKKHLRVHYDERPFKCQICPYASRNSSQLTVHLRSHTGDAPFQCGECGAKFKINSDLKRHTRVHSGEKPYACELCDYRCAMKANLKSHARLRHGAYACTECDFRCTAKAALRAHSRQHAPARPLRCTCCPYSCTSKGALKRHERVHSDERPFTCHRCPFASKQRANLLVHMKKCHGEKVVEGRSKGAKRRKTGDESPNPVGSRYRVRLEAARAFRCNLCDASFVREDSLRSHKRQHNNTEKQLRLAQSQTQNSTAKQTDKGPEQVSMTLTNGSVPSYGNTQLKIFVAPPLGQEGTFIQAAVDVPSSKPGTVLLSSKGQNVILNPIIQQVSLLTPVQHMTPPEGSLEHQTVLLTHISGSEENPLLQTNVSSQAPVETQTFISSTSSSESSHAFITACSDLDSLHALIQQGGAEVTVVTEGHASITTAATASSTFEPPLDVERPPSEDDLKQSGEGNPALDDGLVVPDINIEPSSSLLVHNVTLSISEQDQQAPIYQLSPHQIFSDSNPPDRIED